A window from Heteronotia binoei isolate CCM8104 ecotype False Entrance Well chromosome 15, APGP_CSIRO_Hbin_v1, whole genome shotgun sequence encodes these proteins:
- the LOC132583504 gene encoding olfactory receptor 6B1-like, producing the protein MEHIETDNNTAITAFILLGFGNAPALQIPLFLVFLIIYSVTMTGNIIIIVLVITDHHLHIPMYFFLGNLSCLETFYTSTLLPRMLASFLTGDRTISVGGCFIQLYCFGTLVVAECYLLASMSYDRYLAICKPLQYATLMSRRLCFLLSAISWICGITVMTLVMSLMSQLKYCGPRKIDHFFCELTPVINLSSSDTTLVTLVGLTVSIIDTVPSCLLTLLSYICIIAAIIQIPSSEGRKKAFSTCSSHLIVVSIFYGSLIFVYALPKKEALRGVDKIFSVFYTVLTPLINPLIYSLRNKEVKKSLMRAVNKCGISK; encoded by the coding sequence ATGGAGCATATAGAGACAGACAATAACACAGCAATAACTGCATTCATTCTTCTGGGATTTGGGAATGCCCCTGCACTTCAAATTCCTCTCTTCCTGGTTTTCCTAATAATCTACAGTGTGACCATGACTGgaaacatcatcatcattgtaTTAGTAATTACAGATCATCATCTTCACATTCCCATGTACTTCTTCCTTGGAAACTTGTCCTGTTTGGAGACCTTCTACACTTCAACACTTCTCCCCAGGATGTTGGCTAGTTTCCTGACAGGGGACAGAACGATTTCTGTTGGGGGCTGCTTTATCCAGCTTTATTGTTTTGGTACACTTGTGGTTGCTGAATGCTACCTATTGGCATCAATGTCCTATGATCGTTATTTGGCAATATGCAAGCCCCTCCAATATGCTACTCTCATGAGCAGAAGACTCTGCTTTCTGCTGTCAGCTATCTCTTGGATTTGTGGGATAACGGTTATGACTTTAGTAATGAGTTTGATGTCACAGCTGAAATACTGTGGCCCCCGTAAAATTGATCATTTCTTCTGTGAATTGACACCAGTGATTAATCTATCATCCAGTGACACAACTCTGGTGACACTAGTAGGCCTCACAGTATCCATCATAGATACTGTTCCTTCTTGTCTTCTGACCCTGCTGTCTTACATTTGTATAATTGCTGCCATCATACAAATCCCATCTTCAGAAGGGAGAAAAAAGGCCTTTTCCACTTGTTCTTCCCACCTCATTGTAGTTTCCATATTTTATGGTTCATTGATATTCGTATATGCTTTACCAAAAAAAGAAGCTCTGAGAGGAGTGGACAAGATCTTCTCAGTCTTCTACACAGTCTTAACTCCTCTAATTAATCCCCTTATCTATAGTTTAAGAAACAAAGAAGTTAAAAAATCATTAATGAGAGCTGTAAACAAGTGTGGGATTTCCAAGTGA
- the LOC132583505 gene encoding olfactory receptor 6F1-like, with protein MEHMETDNKTAITTFILLGFGNAPALQIPLFLVFLIIYIVTMAGNIIIIVLVITDHHLHTPMYFFLGNLSCLKAFYTSTLLPRMLASFLTGDRTISVGGCFIQFYCFGILVIAECYLLASMSYDRYLAICKPLQYATLMSRKLCFLLSAVSWICGIMAMSLVISLMSQLKYCGPHEIDHFFCDLTPVISLSCSDTTLVTLVGLTVSVIGSVPCLLTLLSYIRIIAAIIRIPSSDGRKKAFSTCSYHLIVVSIFYGSLIFVYVLPKKEALREVDKIFSVFYTVLTPLINPLIYSLRNKEMSEATAGYVGLPLLFDGIWMCMKMIASGVSLSNGFHQE; from the exons ATGGAGCATATGGAGACAGACAATAAAACTGCAATAACTAC ATTCATTCTCCTGGGATTTGGGAATGCCCCTGCACTTCAGATTCCTCTCTTCCTGGTTTTCCTAATAATCTACATTGTGACTATGGCTGgaaacatcatcatcatcgtgtTAGTAATCACAGATCATCACCTTCACACACCCATGTACTTCTTTCTTGGAAACCTGTCTTGTTTGAAGGCCTTCTACACTTCAACTCTTCTCCCCAGGATGTTGGCCAGTTTCCTGACAGGAGATAGAACCATTTCTGTTGGGGGCTGCTTTATCCAGTTTTACTGTTTTGGTATACTTGTGATTGCTGAATGCTACCTATTGGCATCAATGTCCTATGATCGGTATTTGGCAATATGCAAGCCTCTCCAATATGCAACTCTCATGAGCAGAAAACTCTGCTTTCTGTTGTCAGCTGTATCTTGGATTTGTGGGATAATGGCTATGAGTTTAGTAATAAGTTTGATGTCACAGCTGAAATACTGTGGCCCCCATGAAATTGATCATTTCTTTTGTGACTTGACACCAGTGATCAGTCTGTCATGCAGTGACACAACTCTAGTGACACTGGTGGGCCTCACAGTATCTGTCATAGGTAGTGTTCCTTGTCTTCTGACCCTGTTGTCTTACATTCGTATAATTGCTGCCATCATACGAATCCCATCTTCAGATGGGAGAAAAAAGGCCTTTTCCACCTGTTCTTACCACCTCATTGTAGTTTCCATATTCTATGGTTCATTGATATTTGTATATGTTCTACCAAAAAAAGAAGCTCTGAGAGAAGTGGACAAGATCTTCTCAGTCTTCTATACTGTCTTGACTCCTCTAATTAATCCCCTCATCTATAGTCTAAGAAACAAAGAa atgtctgaAGCAACTGCTGGATACGTGGGGCTCCCGCTTCTGTTTGATGGCATCTGGATGTGCATGAAGATGATCGCCAGTGGTGTTAGCCTTAGCAATGGCTTCCATCAAGAGTGA